One window from the genome of Musa acuminata AAA Group cultivar baxijiao chromosome BXJ1-4, Cavendish_Baxijiao_AAA, whole genome shotgun sequence encodes:
- the LOC135672165 gene encoding probable serine protease EDA2 → MHGHSFAASALFFLCMHMRTLLGIISLLLFLLSFPSASESYGLRRLQEKGGYLTQEEHWFHQTLDHFSPTCHSIFKQRFYEFLDYYQAPNGPIFLIIGGESELDGIYHSYVSVLAKKFGAALVSLEHRYYGKSSPFKILSTENLRFLSSKQALFDLAVFHKYYQEHLHGKYNMSEYESAWFVIGSSYAGALSAWFHLKFPHLTCGSLASSASILASYNFIEYDQQVGESAGAECKAVLQEITTLVDRKLEEEGQQVKNLFGATKISNNVDFLYLLADAAAAAFQYGFPDDLCSPLVDAKTNGKDLLRVYATYVKDYYLRRYSSIELYDRQHFRNTTPSEISAGRLWSFQICTEFGNFQVAPKFDAIRSPKIDLRYHLDLCKDMFGEGISPNLNMTNIYYGGTNIAGSKIIFTNGSQDPWRHASKQTSTKDLPSYLIKCHNCAHGIDIIGCPKSASKIKGGLEQCTTAVQQVRQHITDHVGLWLSQCSVTMSS, encoded by the exons ATGCATGGCCACTCTTTTGCTGCTTCTGCTCTCTTCTTTCTGTGCATGCATATGAGGACTCTTCTTGGCATcatctctcttcttctctttctcttgtcTTTCCCCTCTGCATCGGAGTCGTATGGTCTCCGCAGGCTTCAGGAGAAGGGCGGCTACCTCACCCAAGAGGAGCACTGGTTCCACCAAACCCTCGATCACTTCTCCCCCACG TGTCATAGTATATTCAAGCAGCGATTTTACGAATTTCTTGATTACTACCAAGCTCCAAATGGACCAATATTTCTCATAATTGGTGGTGAATCAGAACTAGATGGGATCTACCACAGTTATGTATCT GTGCTAGCAAAGAAGTTTGGTGCAGCTTTGGTTTCTCTTGAGCATAGGTACTATGGAAAGAGTTCACCTTTCAAAATACTGTCAACAGAAAACCTAAGGTTTCTATCCTCCAAACAGGCATTGTTTGACTTGGCTGTTTTCCACAAATATTACCAA gagCATTTGCATGGAAAATATAATATGTCAGAATATGAGAGTGCATGGTTTGTGATTGGTAGCTCATATGCTGGAGCACTTAGTGCATGGTTCCATTTGAAGTTTCCTCACCTAACTTGTGGGAGTCTTGCAAGCTCTGCATCTATTCTTGCAAGCTACAACTTCATTGAATATGACCAACAG GTTGGAGAGTCAGCTGGTGCTGAATGTAAAGCTGTGTTGCAAGAAATTACTACTCTTGTGGATAGGAAACTCGAGGAAGAAGGACAACAAGTGAAGAACTTGTTTGGTGCAACTAAG ATTAGCAACAATGTCGACTTCTTGTATCTTCTAGCTGATGCTGCAGCTGCAGCT TTTCAGTATGGGTTTCCTGATGATCTATGTTCTCCTCTTGTTGATGCCAAGACAAATGGGAAGGACTTATTG AGAGTATATGCTACTTATGTTAAGGATTATTATCTTAGGAGATACTCGTCGATCGAACTTTACGATCGTCAACATTTTCGGAATACGACTCCCAGTGAAATTAGCG CGGGTCGATTATGGTCTTTCCAAATTTGTACCGAATTTGGAAATTTCCAAGTGGCACCAAAATTTGATGCTATTCGTTCAccaaagattgatttaag GTATCATCTGGACCTTTGCAAGGATATGTTTGGAGAAGGGATCTCCCCAAACCTGAATATGACCAACATTTATTATGGAGGCACAAATATTGCTG GTTCAAAAATAATCTTTACCAATGGCTCACAAGATCCTTGGCGCCATGCATCCAAGCAAACATCAACCAAAGATT TGCCTTCCTACTTGATCAAATGTCACAATTGCGCCCATGGCATCGATATCATTGGTTGCCCTAAGTCAGCTTCAAAAATTAAAG GTGGTCTGGAACAGTGCACAACAGCGGTGCAACAAGTGAGACAGCACATCACAGACCACGTTGGCTTGTGGCTTTCACAATGTTCAGTCACTATGAGTTCATAA
- the LOC103975775 gene encoding CDPK-related kinase 3 isoform X2: MGQCSAKNIAVAMDADADGGDDHRRPQSPPTASAPAAASGMTPARSTVTPAGYSSSAGSWPSPYPRSAAGSPLPPGVASSPASSTPRRFFRRPPSPAKHIKASLAKRFGRPKPNEGPIPEDGGGVVVGQAEGERLLDKSFGYEKNFRAKYEVGKEVGKGHFGHTCLAIAKKGELKGQLVAVKIISKAKMTTAISIEDVRREVKILKSLSGHANLVKFYEAYEDDLNIYIVMELCEGGELLDRILSRGGKYAEKDAKIIVMQMLSVIAFCHLQGIVHRDLKPENFLFTTRDENAPMKLIDFGLSDFIRPDERLNDIVGSAYYVAPEVLHRSYSTEADMWSIGVITYILLCGSRPFWARTESGIFRAVLRADPNFDDSPWSAVSAEAKEFVRRLLNKDYRKRVSAAKALTHPWFRGEQWQVPLDILVYKSVKAYLRITPFKRAALKALSKALTDDELMYIRCQFNLLDPNNDGYISLEHLKKALWRNSTDAMKESRIPDILNAVRHLLSSVFS; encoded by the exons ATGGGTCAGTGCTCCGCCAAGAACATCGCAGTCGCCATGGACGCCGATGCCGACGGCGGAGACGACCACCGCCGCCCCCAATCACCTCCAACCGCTTCCGCCCCTGCCGCTGCCTCCGGGATGACCCCCGCCAGGAGCACCGTCACCCCTGCAGGATACTCCTCATCCGCCGGGTCCTGGCCCAGTCCTTACCCCCGGAGCGCCGCCGGCAGCCCGCTACCCCCCGGGGTCGCATCGTCTCCGGCGAGTTCCACGCCCCGGAGGTTCTTTCGCCGCCCCCCGTCGCCGGCGAAGCACATCAAGGCGTCCCTCGCCAAGCGCTTCGGCCGTCCCAAGCCCAACGAGGGACCCATCCCCGAGGACGGCGGCGGCGTCGTTGTGGGGCAGGCTGAAGGGGAGCGGCTGCTGGATAAGAGCTTCGGGTACGAGAAGAACTTTAGGGCCAAGTACGAGGTCGGGAAGGAGGTGGGGAAGGGGCATTTCGGCCATACATGCTTGGCGATCGCGAAGAAGGGGGAGCTCAAGGGTCAGCTCGTGGCcgtcaagatcatctccaaagctaAG ATGACGACAGCAATATCGATTGAAGATGTTCGTAGGGAAGTAAAGATCTTGAAATCTTTATCTGGGCATGCAAATCTGGTCAAATTTTATGAAGCATATGAGGATGATCTTAATATCTACATAGTTATGGA ATTATGTGAAGGTGGAGAGTTATTAGATAGAATTTTATCCAG AGGTGGAAAGTACGCAGAGAAAGATGCTAAAATTATTGTCATGCAAATGTTGAGTGTAATTGCCTTCTGTCATCTTCAAGGCATTGTTCATCGTGACTTAAAGCCAGAG AATTTTCTATTCACTACAAGGGATGAAAATGCTCCCATGAAGCTCATCGATTTTGGTCTTTCTGATTTTATCCGACCTG ATGAAAGGTTAAATGATATTGTTGGCAGTGCATACTATGTTGCCCCTGAAGTTCTACATAGATCATACAGCACAGAAGCAGACATGTGGAGCATTGGTGTTAtaacatatatattattatgtGGTAGTAGACCCTTCTGGGCACGGACAGAATCAGGAATTTTCCGTGCTGTCCTGAGAGCTGATCCTAATTTTGATGATTCACCTTGGTCTGCAGTATCTGCAGAAGCCAAAGAGTTCGTAAGAAGGCTTCTGAATAAGGATTATAGAAAAAGAGTGTCTGCTGCAAAAGCTTTAA CTCACCCTTGGTTTCGAGGTGAGCAGTGGCAGGTCCCTCTGGATATACTAGTCTATAAGTCAGTCAAGGCCTACCTTCGCATCACTCCATTCAAACGTGCTGCACTAAAG GCACTGTCGAAGGCTCTAACCGACGATGAGCTCATGTATATAAGATGTCAATTCAATTTATTGGATCCAAATAATGATGGTTACATttctcttgaacatcttaaaaag GCTCTCTGGCGCAATTCAACTGATGCTATGAAGGAATCCAGGATTCCTGATATCTTGAATGCAGTAAGACATTTGCTCTCCTCTGTCTTCAGTTAA
- the LOC103975775 gene encoding CDPK-related kinase 3 isoform X1 encodes MGQCSAKNIAVAMDADADGGDDHRRPQSPPTASAPAAASGMTPARSTVTPAGYSSSAGSWPSPYPRSAAGSPLPPGVASSPASSTPRRFFRRPPSPAKHIKASLAKRFGRPKPNEGPIPEDGGGVVVGQAEGERLLDKSFGYEKNFRAKYEVGKEVGKGHFGHTCLAIAKKGELKGQLVAVKIISKAKMTTAISIEDVRREVKILKSLSGHANLVKFYEAYEDDLNIYIVMELCEGGELLDRILSRGGKYAEKDAKIIVMQMLSVIAFCHLQGIVHRDLKPENFLFTTRDENAPMKLIDFGLSDFIRPDERLNDIVGSAYYVAPEVLHRSYSTEADMWSIGVITYILLCGSRPFWARTESGIFRAVLRADPNFDDSPWSAVSAEAKEFVRRLLNKDYRKRVSAAKALTHPWFRGEQWQVPLDILVYKSVKAYLRITPFKRAALKALSKALTDDELMYIRCQFNLLDPNNDGYISLEHLKKALWRNSTDAMKESRIPDILNALEPLSYRRMDFEEFCAATISPYQLEALEEWEQMATTAFRYFEEEGNRVISVVELAQEMNLAPAAYSMVRDWIRHADGKLSFLGYTKFLHGVTIRSSKTRYDN; translated from the exons ATGGGTCAGTGCTCCGCCAAGAACATCGCAGTCGCCATGGACGCCGATGCCGACGGCGGAGACGACCACCGCCGCCCCCAATCACCTCCAACCGCTTCCGCCCCTGCCGCTGCCTCCGGGATGACCCCCGCCAGGAGCACCGTCACCCCTGCAGGATACTCCTCATCCGCCGGGTCCTGGCCCAGTCCTTACCCCCGGAGCGCCGCCGGCAGCCCGCTACCCCCCGGGGTCGCATCGTCTCCGGCGAGTTCCACGCCCCGGAGGTTCTTTCGCCGCCCCCCGTCGCCGGCGAAGCACATCAAGGCGTCCCTCGCCAAGCGCTTCGGCCGTCCCAAGCCCAACGAGGGACCCATCCCCGAGGACGGCGGCGGCGTCGTTGTGGGGCAGGCTGAAGGGGAGCGGCTGCTGGATAAGAGCTTCGGGTACGAGAAGAACTTTAGGGCCAAGTACGAGGTCGGGAAGGAGGTGGGGAAGGGGCATTTCGGCCATACATGCTTGGCGATCGCGAAGAAGGGGGAGCTCAAGGGTCAGCTCGTGGCcgtcaagatcatctccaaagctaAG ATGACGACAGCAATATCGATTGAAGATGTTCGTAGGGAAGTAAAGATCTTGAAATCTTTATCTGGGCATGCAAATCTGGTCAAATTTTATGAAGCATATGAGGATGATCTTAATATCTACATAGTTATGGA ATTATGTGAAGGTGGAGAGTTATTAGATAGAATTTTATCCAG AGGTGGAAAGTACGCAGAGAAAGATGCTAAAATTATTGTCATGCAAATGTTGAGTGTAATTGCCTTCTGTCATCTTCAAGGCATTGTTCATCGTGACTTAAAGCCAGAG AATTTTCTATTCACTACAAGGGATGAAAATGCTCCCATGAAGCTCATCGATTTTGGTCTTTCTGATTTTATCCGACCTG ATGAAAGGTTAAATGATATTGTTGGCAGTGCATACTATGTTGCCCCTGAAGTTCTACATAGATCATACAGCACAGAAGCAGACATGTGGAGCATTGGTGTTAtaacatatatattattatgtGGTAGTAGACCCTTCTGGGCACGGACAGAATCAGGAATTTTCCGTGCTGTCCTGAGAGCTGATCCTAATTTTGATGATTCACCTTGGTCTGCAGTATCTGCAGAAGCCAAAGAGTTCGTAAGAAGGCTTCTGAATAAGGATTATAGAAAAAGAGTGTCTGCTGCAAAAGCTTTAA CTCACCCTTGGTTTCGAGGTGAGCAGTGGCAGGTCCCTCTGGATATACTAGTCTATAAGTCAGTCAAGGCCTACCTTCGCATCACTCCATTCAAACGTGCTGCACTAAAG GCACTGTCGAAGGCTCTAACCGACGATGAGCTCATGTATATAAGATGTCAATTCAATTTATTGGATCCAAATAATGATGGTTACATttctcttgaacatcttaaaaag GCTCTCTGGCGCAATTCAACTGATGCTATGAAGGAATCCAGGATTCCTGATATCTTGAATGCA TTGGAGCCACTCTCATATAGAAGGATGGACTTCGAAGAGTTTTGTGCTGCCACAATCAGCCCTTATCAGCTTGAGGCTTTGGAAGAATGGGAACAGATGGCAACTACAGCTTTTCGATACTTTGAGGAAGAAGGCAATCGAGTTATCTCTGTCGTGGAACTTGCACAG GAAATGAACCTTGCCCCAGCGGCCTATTCTATGGTGCGTGACTGGATACGACATGCAGATGGAAAGCTCAGTTTTCTTGGTTACACCAAATTTTTGCATGGTGTGACGATACGCAGCTCCAAAACAAGATACGACAATTGA
- the LOC103975775 gene encoding CDPK-related kinase 3 isoform X3: MTTAISIEDVRREVKILKSLSGHANLVKFYEAYEDDLNIYIVMELCEGGELLDRILSRGGKYAEKDAKIIVMQMLSVIAFCHLQGIVHRDLKPENFLFTTRDENAPMKLIDFGLSDFIRPDERLNDIVGSAYYVAPEVLHRSYSTEADMWSIGVITYILLCGSRPFWARTESGIFRAVLRADPNFDDSPWSAVSAEAKEFVRRLLNKDYRKRVSAAKALTHPWFRGEQWQVPLDILVYKSVKAYLRITPFKRAALKALSKALTDDELMYIRCQFNLLDPNNDGYISLEHLKKALWRNSTDAMKESRIPDILNALEPLSYRRMDFEEFCAATISPYQLEALEEWEQMATTAFRYFEEEGNRVISVVELAQEMNLAPAAYSMVRDWIRHADGKLSFLGYTKFLHGVTIRSSKTRYDN; encoded by the exons ATGACGACAGCAATATCGATTGAAGATGTTCGTAGGGAAGTAAAGATCTTGAAATCTTTATCTGGGCATGCAAATCTGGTCAAATTTTATGAAGCATATGAGGATGATCTTAATATCTACATAGTTATGGA ATTATGTGAAGGTGGAGAGTTATTAGATAGAATTTTATCCAG AGGTGGAAAGTACGCAGAGAAAGATGCTAAAATTATTGTCATGCAAATGTTGAGTGTAATTGCCTTCTGTCATCTTCAAGGCATTGTTCATCGTGACTTAAAGCCAGAG AATTTTCTATTCACTACAAGGGATGAAAATGCTCCCATGAAGCTCATCGATTTTGGTCTTTCTGATTTTATCCGACCTG ATGAAAGGTTAAATGATATTGTTGGCAGTGCATACTATGTTGCCCCTGAAGTTCTACATAGATCATACAGCACAGAAGCAGACATGTGGAGCATTGGTGTTAtaacatatatattattatgtGGTAGTAGACCCTTCTGGGCACGGACAGAATCAGGAATTTTCCGTGCTGTCCTGAGAGCTGATCCTAATTTTGATGATTCACCTTGGTCTGCAGTATCTGCAGAAGCCAAAGAGTTCGTAAGAAGGCTTCTGAATAAGGATTATAGAAAAAGAGTGTCTGCTGCAAAAGCTTTAA CTCACCCTTGGTTTCGAGGTGAGCAGTGGCAGGTCCCTCTGGATATACTAGTCTATAAGTCAGTCAAGGCCTACCTTCGCATCACTCCATTCAAACGTGCTGCACTAAAG GCACTGTCGAAGGCTCTAACCGACGATGAGCTCATGTATATAAGATGTCAATTCAATTTATTGGATCCAAATAATGATGGTTACATttctcttgaacatcttaaaaag GCTCTCTGGCGCAATTCAACTGATGCTATGAAGGAATCCAGGATTCCTGATATCTTGAATGCA TTGGAGCCACTCTCATATAGAAGGATGGACTTCGAAGAGTTTTGTGCTGCCACAATCAGCCCTTATCAGCTTGAGGCTTTGGAAGAATGGGAACAGATGGCAACTACAGCTTTTCGATACTTTGAGGAAGAAGGCAATCGAGTTATCTCTGTCGTGGAACTTGCACAG GAAATGAACCTTGCCCCAGCGGCCTATTCTATGGTGCGTGACTGGATACGACATGCAGATGGAAAGCTCAGTTTTCTTGGTTACACCAAATTTTTGCATGGTGTGACGATACGCAGCTCCAAAACAAGATACGACAATTGA
- the LOC135581774 gene encoding probable methyltransferase PMT17, with product MARDNTGSPKIHQLDSNRWSVTYVLVVVGLCITFYILGAWQNTTPPTLDPTSNLATNAGCDCPCLRPGGSSSTNAVLDFDAHHESNLNVTPATNDKFPPCDLNFSEYTPCHDRTRGRRFERAMLVYRERHCPGNDELIRCLIPAPPKYKTPFKWPQSRDYAWYDNIPHKELSIEKAVQNWIQVDGDRFRFPGGGTMFPRGADAYIDDINALISLTDGSIRTAIDTGCGVASWGAYLLRRDIVTMSFAPRDTHEAQVQFALERGVPAMIGVMATQRLPYPARAFDMAHCSRCLIPWHAFDGLYLIEVDRVLRPGGFWILSGPPIHWKKYYQGWERTQEDLKNEQDSIEEVAKRLCWKKYIEKEDLAIWQKPFNHMECIESRKIYETTPQICKKDNADAGWYKKMEACITPMPEVSSPDEVAGEVLEKWPERAFAVPPRISRGTIPGLDSRKFEEDNAMWKERVTHYKKIILPLPKGRYRNVMDMNANLGGFAAALVKYPVWVMNVVPASSNQDTLGVIYERGFIGTYQDWCEAFSTYPRTYDLIHADGVFSIYQDRCDITYILLEMDRILRPEGTVIVRDTVEVLTKVQAITDGMRWNNQIIDHESGPFNPEKILVAVKTYWTADPSTQQ from the exons ATGGCCAGAGACAATACTGGGTCTCCCAAGATCCATCAGCTGGATTCGAACAGATGGAGCGTCACCTACGTCTTGGTCGTCGTCGGTCTCTGCATCACGTTCTACATCCTTGGAGCTTGGCAGAACACCACTCCGCCCACCCTCGACCCCACCTCCAACCTGGCCACCAATGCCGGATGCGACTGTCCCTGTCTGCGCCCCGGTGGCTCGTCATCCACCAATGCGGTTCTCGATTTCGACGCTCACCACGAGTCGAACCTCAACGTGACGCCGGCGACGAACGACAAGTTTCCGCCTTGTGACCTAAACTTCAGCGAGTACACGCCTTGCCACGATCGAACCAGGGGAAGGAGGTTCGAGAGGGCGATGCTGGTGTACCGGGAGCGGCACTGCCCCGGCAACGACGAGCTCATCCGGTGTCTCATCCCTGCTCCGCCCAAGTACAAGACGCCATTCAAGTGGCCGCAGAGCAGAGACTACGCCTGGTACGACAACATCCCCCACAAGGAGCTCAGCATCGAGAAGGCCGTGCAGAACTGGATCCAGGTGGACGGCGACCGGTTCAGGTTCCCCGGCGGCGGCACCATGTTCCCACGCGGTGCCGACGCTTACATCGACGACATAAATGCGCTCATCTCCCTGACCGACGGCAGCATCAGGACCGCCATCGACACGGGCTGCGGA GTCGCCAGTTGGGGTGCATATCTTTTGAGGAGGGACATCGTGACGATGTCGTTCGCCCCGAGAGACACACATGAAGCGCAGGTGCAGTTCGCTCTGGAGCGCGGAGTTCCGGCCATGATCGGAGTTATGGCCACGCAGAGGCTGCCGTATCCCGCTCGAGCTTTCGACATGGCTCACTGTTCCCGGTGTCTGATTCCTTGGCACGCTTTCG ATGGTCTGTATCTGATCGAGGTGGATCGAGTTCTAAGACCAGGAGGGTTCTGGATTCTGTCCGGTCCTCCAATCCACTGGAAGAAGTACTACCAAGGCTGggaaagaactcaagaagacctcaAGAACGAGCAGGACTCGATCGAGGAAGTCGCGAAGCGGCTGTGCTGgaagaaatatatcgagaaggaGGATCTCGCGATCTGGCAGAAGCCATTCAACCACATGGAATGCATCGAAAGCCGAAAGATCTACGAGACGACGCCCCAGATTTGCAAGAAGGACAACGCCGATGCTGGCTG GTACAAGAAGATGGAGGCCTGCATAACCCCAATGCCGGAGGTGAGCAGCCCAGATGAAGTCGCAGGCGAGGTGCTCGAGAAATGGCCCGAGAGGGCATTCGCCGTCCCGCCGAGAATAAGCAGGGGCACAATCCCCGGGCTGGACTCCAGGAAATTCGAAGAAGACAACGCGATGTGGAAGGAGCGGGTGACACACTACAAGAAGATCATCCTGCCGTTGCCCAAAGGGCGGTACCGGAACGTGATGGACATGAACGCCAACTTGGGTGGATTCGCGGCGGCTCTGGTGAAGTATCCCGTGTGGGTGATGAACGTGGTGCCTGCAAGCTCCAACCAAGACACCCTCGGCGTCATCTACGAGCGGGGATTCATCGGAACGTATCAGGACTGGTGTGAGGCCTTCTCCACTTATCCTCGGACGTACGACCTCATCCACGCCGACGGTGTCTTCAGCATCTATCAGGACAG GTGCGACATTACCTACATCCTCCTGGAGATGGACAGGATACTGAGGCCGGAGGGGACGGTGATCGTTCGCGACACGGTGGAGGTGCTCACCAAGGTGCAGGCGATCACAGATGGGATGAGATGGAACAACCAGATCATCGACCATGAAAGCGGACCTTTCAACCCGGAGAAGATACTGGTGGCGGTCAAGACTTACTGGACTGCTGACCCCTCCACGCAGCAGTAG
- the LOC135672541 gene encoding 21 kDa protein-like → MMGGRRWNSAASATLATLLIIFGFCISSCFVDAARIHADFIVSSCRATTFRRLCVDSLSPYANVIRDSPMELARSALSVSLSGAQSAAAAVSKLAADGTLAPREAAAVRDCMTTTGASVDELQRSLEVMGNPKGKGAAVVGLRLDDIQTWVSAALTDEDTCIDGIGGGRGMGGVVKVAIRRQIVNIAQLTSNALALINVLNSASP, encoded by the coding sequence ATGATGGGAGGTCGCCGGTGGAATAGTGCTGCTTCAGCCACTCTCGCTACCCTTCTCATCATCTTTGGATTCTGCATCTCTTCATGCTTCGTCGACGCTGCAAGGATCCATGCGGACTTCATCGTCAGCTCCTGCCGAGCAACCACGTTCCGGCGCCTCTGCGTCGACTCGCTCTCCCCCTACGCCAACGTCATCCGGGACAGCCCCATGGAACTCGCCCGCTCCGCCCTCTCGGTGAGCCTGTCGGGGGCGCAGTCCGCGGCGGCGGCTGTGTCGAAGCTGGCGGCCGACGGGACCCTGGCGCCGAGGGAGGCAGCAGCGGTGAGGGACTGCATGACCACCACGGGGGCCTCGGTGGACGAGCTCCAGAGGTCGCTGGAGGTGATGGGAAACCCCAAGGGGAAGGGCGCGGCAGTTGTGGGGCTGCGGTTGGACGACATCCAGACGTGGGTGAGCGCAGCGCTGACGGACGAGGACACGTGCATCGACGGGATCGGCGGCGGCCGCGGCATGGGCGGGGTGGTGAAGGTGGCCATCAGGAGGCAGATCGTGAACATCGCGCAGCTCACCAGCAATGCCTTGGCGCTCATCAACGTGCTCAACTCTGCTTCTCCATGA
- the LOC103975741 gene encoding plasmodesmata-located protein 8-like isoform X1 has protein sequence MFLMKLRMPCLLLYWTLLLLACTTKQSVEAASFIYAGCSPNKYDPITAFQNHLNSLLTSLVSGASLASYNSYTSGDDSGSPPGMAAYGLYQCRNDLSAGDCSACVQSAVSQLGLVCPGSFAASLQLDGCFVRYSNEDFLGKPDTTMVYRKCSTVTSGDEAFFQRRDDVLADLQNGVSFRVSSSGTVQGVVQCLGDLNGADCSACLSQAVGQLKNACGSALAADVYLAQCYARYWASGHYFHTSADYTDGDDDIGRIVAIIVGILAGLALVVVFLSFLKRAC, from the exons ATGTTCCTCATGAAGCTCCGCATGCCCTGCCTCCTCCTCTACTGGACTCTCCTCCTCTTGGCTTGCACCACCAAGCAATCCGTCGAAGCTGCCTCCTTCATCTACGCCGGCTGCTCGCCCAACAAGTACGATCCCATCACCGCCTTCCAGAACCACCTCAACTCCCTCCTCACCTCCCTCGTCTCTGGGGCGTCGCTGGCATCCTACAACAGCTACACCTCCGGCGACGACTCCGGCTCGCCCCCCGGCATGGCCGCTTACGGCCTCTACCAGTGCCGGAACGACCTGAGCGCCGGCGACTGCTCCGCTTGCGTGCAGAGTGCTGTCAGCCAGCTCGGCCTGGTCTGCCCCGGCTCCTTCGCGGCCTCGCTGCAGCTGGACGGCTGCTTCGTGCGGTACAGCAACGAGGACTTCCTCGGCAAGCCCGACACCACCATGGTGTACCGCAAGTGCAGCACGGTCACGAGCGGCGACGAGGCCTTCTTCCAGCGGCGGGACGACGTGCTGGCCGACCTGCAGAACGGGGTGAGCTTCCGGGTCAGCAGCTCCGGCACGGTGCAGGGCGTCGTGCAGTGCTTGGGCGACCTGAACGGGGCGGACTGCTCGGCCTGCCTGTCGCAGGCGGTGGGGCAGCTTAAGAATGCGTGCGGGTCGGCGCTCGCGGCGGACGTCTACTTGGCTCAGTGCTATGCCAGGTACTGGGCTTCCGGCCATTACTTCCACACCTCTGCAG ATTACACAGATGGTGATGATGACATTGGAAGAATTGTCGCAATAATAGTGGGCATCTTGGCAGGGCTGGCCCTTGTTGtagtcttcctttcttttctcaaAAGAGCAT GTTAG
- the LOC103975741 gene encoding plasmodesmata-located protein 8-like isoform X2, protein MFLMKLRMPCLLLYWTLLLLACTTKQSVEAASFIYAGCSPNKYDPITAFQNHLNSLLTSLVSGASLASYNSYTSGDDSGSPPGMAAYGLYQCRNDLSAGDCSACVQSAVSQLGLVCPGSFAASLQLDGCFVRYSNEDFLGKPDTTMVYRKCSTVTSGDEAFFQRRDDVLADLQNGVSFRVSSSGTVQGVVQCLGDLNGADCSACLSQAVGQLKNACGSALAADVYLAQCYARYWASGHYFHTSAG, encoded by the exons ATGTTCCTCATGAAGCTCCGCATGCCCTGCCTCCTCCTCTACTGGACTCTCCTCCTCTTGGCTTGCACCACCAAGCAATCCGTCGAAGCTGCCTCCTTCATCTACGCCGGCTGCTCGCCCAACAAGTACGATCCCATCACCGCCTTCCAGAACCACCTCAACTCCCTCCTCACCTCCCTCGTCTCTGGGGCGTCGCTGGCATCCTACAACAGCTACACCTCCGGCGACGACTCCGGCTCGCCCCCCGGCATGGCCGCTTACGGCCTCTACCAGTGCCGGAACGACCTGAGCGCCGGCGACTGCTCCGCTTGCGTGCAGAGTGCTGTCAGCCAGCTCGGCCTGGTCTGCCCCGGCTCCTTCGCGGCCTCGCTGCAGCTGGACGGCTGCTTCGTGCGGTACAGCAACGAGGACTTCCTCGGCAAGCCCGACACCACCATGGTGTACCGCAAGTGCAGCACGGTCACGAGCGGCGACGAGGCCTTCTTCCAGCGGCGGGACGACGTGCTGGCCGACCTGCAGAACGGGGTGAGCTTCCGGGTCAGCAGCTCCGGCACGGTGCAGGGCGTCGTGCAGTGCTTGGGCGACCTGAACGGGGCGGACTGCTCGGCCTGCCTGTCGCAGGCGGTGGGGCAGCTTAAGAATGCGTGCGGGTCGGCGCTCGCGGCGGACGTCTACTTGGCTCAGTGCTATGCCAGGTACTGGGCTTCCGGCCATTACTTCCACACCTCTGCAG GTTAG